From the genome of Neodiprion pinetum isolate iyNeoPine1 chromosome 3, iyNeoPine1.2, whole genome shotgun sequence, one region includes:
- the LOC124215444 gene encoding protein-L-histidine N-pros-methyltransferase isoform X1: protein MGHIYAILLALAAAQGPTAALSSDRGSGAVMKSYRPRGGIARMIYDKQKADERLRVYDKTQWYKVDETRIREDLRNLWVPLGVGANNDEPDEAASVFLEKSAERSDSLLLQTWHSFAKSALSWFISRTSINGLLGRGSMHVFSSDQFKKLMTASKYSGSWNSLLDLGAGDGATTSHIAHLFSNVYATEISPPMRWTLSRRGFTVLDVDNWHKEVSSFDVILCLNLLDRCDKPNTLLRRLKSTLSPGGRLVVAIVLPFSPYVEVGERNDHKPSEYLPIKGNGLEGQIASLIDRVFSPLGLKCLAWSKLPYLCEGDLGQAFYFLDDVVFVLEAEDQQAYCPADNTGSKSDNETANYVQEL, encoded by the exons ATGGGACACATTTACGCGATTCTACTAGCCTTGGCAGCCGCCCAAGGACCCACAGCCGCGTTGTCATCGGACCGAGGAAGCGGCGCAGTCATGAAGAGTTACCGACCCCGGGGCGGAATTGCGCGGATGATATACGACAAGCAGAAGGCGGACGAGCGACTTCGCGTCTACGACAAAACCCAG TGGTACAAGGTGGACGAAACGCGGATACGAGAGGATCTTCGCAATCTCTGGGTGCCACTGGGAGTCGGAGCGAACAACGATGAGCCGGATGAAGCTGCCAGTGTTTTCCTCGAGAAGTCGGCCGAGAGATCGGACTCGCTACTCTTGCAAACTTGGCACTCGTTCGCGAAATCTGCCCTGTCATGGTTCATCAGTCGCACCTCGATCAACGG ACTGCTCGGCCGAGGTTCCATGCACGTGTTCTCGTCAGATCAGTTCAAGAAGCTAATGACAGCCAGCAAATACTCGGGATCGTGGAACTCGCTCCTTGATTTGGGAGCCGGCGACGGTGCGACGACTTCCCACATCGCCCATCTCTTCAGCAACGTTTATGCCACAGAGATATCGCCACCGATGAGGTGGACCCTTTCCCGAAGAGGATTCAC GGTGCTGGACGTTGATAATTGGCACAAGGAGGTGAGCAGCTTCGACGTGATTCTCTGCCTGAATCTACTGGACCGATGCGACAAGCCGAACACCTTGCTCAGGCGTTTGAAATCAACCTTGTCGCCCGGTGGACGTCTCGTCGTCGCTATTGTTCTTCCGTTCAGTCCCTACGTCGAAGTGGGCGAAAGAAATGACCACAAACCGTCCGAGTACTTGCCGATAAAGGGAAACGGCCTCGAAGGGCAAATAGCCAGCCTCATTGACAGAGTATTCAGCCCCCTTGGGCTCAAGTGTCTGGCGTGGAGCAAACTGCCGTACTTGTGCGAAGGGGACCTAGGACAGGCCTTCTACTTCCTAGACGACGTCGTCTTCGTCCTCGAGGCGGAGGAT cAGCAAGCTTACTGTCCAGCCGATAATACGGGAAGTAaatctgacaatgagacgGCGAATTATGTGCAAGAGTTGTAG
- the LOC124215444 gene encoding protein-L-histidine N-pros-methyltransferase isoform X2 yields the protein MGHIYAILLALAAAQGPTAALSSDRGSGAVMKSYRPRGGIARMIYDKQKADERLRVYDKTQWYKVDETRIREDLRNLWVPLGVGANNDEPDEAASVFLEKSAERSDSLLLQTWHSFAKSALSWFISRTSINGLLGRGSMHVFSSDQFKKLMTASKYSGSWNSLLDLGAGDGATTSHIAHLFSNVYATEISPPMRWTLSRRGFTVLDVDNWHKEVSSFDVILCLNLLDRCDKPNTLLRRLKSTLSPGGRLVVAIVLPFSPYVEVGERNDHKPSEYLPIKGNGLEGQIASLIDRVFSPLGLKCLAWSKLPYLCEGDLGQAFYFLDDVVFVLEAEDQAYCPADNTGSKSDNETANYVQEL from the exons ATGGGACACATTTACGCGATTCTACTAGCCTTGGCAGCCGCCCAAGGACCCACAGCCGCGTTGTCATCGGACCGAGGAAGCGGCGCAGTCATGAAGAGTTACCGACCCCGGGGCGGAATTGCGCGGATGATATACGACAAGCAGAAGGCGGACGAGCGACTTCGCGTCTACGACAAAACCCAG TGGTACAAGGTGGACGAAACGCGGATACGAGAGGATCTTCGCAATCTCTGGGTGCCACTGGGAGTCGGAGCGAACAACGATGAGCCGGATGAAGCTGCCAGTGTTTTCCTCGAGAAGTCGGCCGAGAGATCGGACTCGCTACTCTTGCAAACTTGGCACTCGTTCGCGAAATCTGCCCTGTCATGGTTCATCAGTCGCACCTCGATCAACGG ACTGCTCGGCCGAGGTTCCATGCACGTGTTCTCGTCAGATCAGTTCAAGAAGCTAATGACAGCCAGCAAATACTCGGGATCGTGGAACTCGCTCCTTGATTTGGGAGCCGGCGACGGTGCGACGACTTCCCACATCGCCCATCTCTTCAGCAACGTTTATGCCACAGAGATATCGCCACCGATGAGGTGGACCCTTTCCCGAAGAGGATTCAC GGTGCTGGACGTTGATAATTGGCACAAGGAGGTGAGCAGCTTCGACGTGATTCTCTGCCTGAATCTACTGGACCGATGCGACAAGCCGAACACCTTGCTCAGGCGTTTGAAATCAACCTTGTCGCCCGGTGGACGTCTCGTCGTCGCTATTGTTCTTCCGTTCAGTCCCTACGTCGAAGTGGGCGAAAGAAATGACCACAAACCGTCCGAGTACTTGCCGATAAAGGGAAACGGCCTCGAAGGGCAAATAGCCAGCCTCATTGACAGAGTATTCAGCCCCCTTGGGCTCAAGTGTCTGGCGTGGAGCAAACTGCCGTACTTGTGCGAAGGGGACCTAGGACAGGCCTTCTACTTCCTAGACGACGTCGTCTTCGTCCTCGAGGCGGAGGAT CAAGCTTACTGTCCAGCCGATAATACGGGAAGTAaatctgacaatgagacgGCGAATTATGTGCAAGAGTTGTAG
- the LOC124215443 gene encoding uncharacterized protein: MDLAETMKNIVAKGMQTEMGPPGGGYPGGANGAGYVTEKMYMLLQLYLQNKGWNPSIELLQCFTELKEASMLPSTTYLQMMASRVALDSQGRLVLRENGKIILPYEHFANAVMLKHMNGPHGLHLGMEGTVRAVMESYTIGRECFGMEKEFIIEVVQNCPNPACRYYKNQLEMSQKMNHIGPTYIQDNETTASLLRSSFPHNADFQTTMSVAPSNTHMTNSVVDLVGSSEMRSGNQMNLQRPPSRPSLNIPHRPSSQEKKCASKQHYEPLIPSIPISDHKLTDFLRANLDNLDGLSGLGALGNLQSLGNANKDLLALHNGAWSVDSDKGSRSSSSNSEGGQEKIVRAFAEVMKNMARMKACVRPAMCKPYGKQSEALQKTLVDTIQLVQSLRSFLPPPHIPVSSWKNEDKHRLDHSGSSYLPTLKAGGLEEMCEQRKLD, encoded by the exons ATGGACTTGGCGGAAACTATGAAAAATATAGTGGCTAAGGGTATGCAGACAGAGATGGGACCTCCTGGAGGTGGTTATCCGGGGGGAGCGAACGGGGCTGGATATGTCACTGAGAAAATGTACATGCTGCTGCAGCTTTATTTGCAAAACAAGGGTTGGAATCCGAGCATCGAGTTACTCCAATGCTTTACCGAGCTTAAGGAGGCTTCCATGTTACCAAGCACCACCTACCTTCA GATGATGGCGTCCAGAGTTGCCTTAGATTCGCAAGGCAGACTGGTCCTACGAGAAAATGGCAAGATAATATTGCCATACGAACATTTTGCAAACGCAGTTATGCTCAAGCACATGAATGGCCCACACGGTCTTCACCTTGGTATGGAAGGTACCGTAAGAGCCGTTATGGAGTCGTACACCATTGGTCGAGAGTGTTTTGGCATGGAGAAAGAGTTTATCATTGAAGTGGTACAGAATTGTCCCAATCCTGCGTGTCGTTATTACAAAAATCAGCTCGAGATGAGTCAGAAAATGAATCACATAGGTCCGACTTACATTCAAGACAACGAAACAACAGCATCTCTTTTACGCTCTAGCTTTCCCCACAACGCTGACTTTCAGACG ACTATGAGTGTTGCTCCATCCAATACCCACATGACCAATTCGGTAGTGGATTTGGTTGGCTCGTCGGAAATGCGGAGCGGAAACCAAATGAATCTCCAACGTCCTCCAAGTCGTCCATCACTTAATATTCCTCACCGGCCTAGTTCTCAGGAAAAGAAATGTGCCAGCAAACAGCACTACGAGCCGCTCATACCCAGCATTCCAATATCAGATCATAAATTGACTGATTTTCTGAGGGCAAATTTGGACAATCTCGATGGACTTAGCGGGTTAGGTGCTTTGGGCAATCTTCAAAGCTTGGGAAATGCCAACAAAGATCTGCTCGCGCTGCATAACGGAGCTTGGTCCGTTGACAGCGACAAGGGCTCTCGATCGTCTTCATCGAACTCAGAAG GTGGACAAGAAAAGATTGTAAGAGCATTTGCGGAAGTGATGAAGAACATGGCGCGGATGAAAGCTTGTGTTAGACCAGCGATGTGTAAACCTTATGGTAAACAGTCTGAGGCCTTACAAAAAA CATTGGTCGATACAATACAGCTTGTTCAGTCTCTGAGAAGTTTTCTGCCACCACCTCACATCCCCGTTTCGAGCTGGAAAAATGAAGATAAGCATCGATTAGATCATTCTGGAAGTTCTTATCTCCCCACATT GAAGGCAGGTGGACTAGAGGAGATGTGCGAGCAGCGTAAGTTGGATTAG